The DNA segment ttttttcattatttttgtgtttttgacacccttttcacgttacgtacgtaacgtgccctatcgtgaaaaggacatatcctttttacgtgtttttttggtcgcgcatggtatccactcgtcaatgtaagtggcccccctggGATTTTTTCATACACGATccgtgtaaatgatgtgtctccattatgatgaaacaagttgcggcaataaataactaatgcaatCAATCAGTTGCCGATCTGAtcgttttagttcttggtagaaaaaatgaataactcttacttcatataataaaatacataagaacaactggggatatgacatcatcggccaatctaatgaatattcataaagacacgCCTAGAACTGCTTCCCCGGAATACTACAAatccttaaacatgttaaaggtcaagtccacctcagaaaaatgttgatttgaatcaatagagaaaaatcagataagcacaatgctgaaaatttcatcaaaatcggatgtaaaataagaaagttatgacatttcaaggtttcacttattttcaacaaaatagtacgagccagttacatccaaatgagagagtcgatgatgtcaactcactatttcttttctttttattgtttgaattataccatatttcaatttttacgaatttgacgattaggacctccttccctgaagcaaaaaatgttaaaataatggaattccacgtgatcagggaggaatgaaacttcatttcacatgacaatgacgagaaaataaaaatatttcatatttcatataataaaatacaaaagaaatagtgagtgagtgatgtcatcaactctctcatttggatgtaactggctcgttcatataactattttgttgaaaataagcgaaactttaaaatgcaataactttcttattttaaatccgatttttatgaaattttcagtgttatgcttgttgaatttttctctttttattcaaatcaagtttttgttggggtggacttgtcctttaaaattcaataacttcgttatttgttatccaattttgatcaaattttcagcattttgctttgtaaattccatcctatttattgagatattaatgtctccagcctggaccatccatTTAATTGATTCAAGAATGGCAGGATCTTACCGGAACATGTAGGAGGTGAAGGGGAGAAGTTCCCATTATTACAAGTGAGTTCTGTAGTAGTAATGCCCGACCCAGAAGTGTATCCAGGCTCACATTCTATGATGACAGTAACATTGTGGTCGACGGTAATGTTCATTGTCTGATTTGAATTCGGTACCCCTTCAAGATCACAATTTGCTGCatggataaaaaaaaggaggaagatcATGAtagggtcgtgtggtccagtggttagagcattggactcataatcgcaaggttgtgagttcgaatccctactctgcaattgtctccactttgataaaaaggtcCAAAGgataatatctgtcgtctataaggtcagccactatgactgattaacctagatgtaaaatgtttcctaggtaattggttatataccagcttggcgtttaccagcaaaaatgctgtcctgccgagttcctacgggagttaccataaacagaaacagaaacagatagCAATGAGTGCTATCAAGTCGTGTACATTTATATCCACGATGGAAGCGTGATGAGGTAACaaagctttttttatttcaacgttgtttttttttaaatagatatcTGTTGAAAAACATCAACAGTCCAACGTTGGAGGACATTTTtctataatgaaaataaatacttaATTGGGCATTTGAAATCAAAGTCATGACTTTATATGAACCAGGTCAATTGACAATGCTTTCTGTGGGACTTATTAGGTATTCATTGACATAACTTCACtgtgaaaaaaagagtaaatttacgttggtcatttttttgttgggtaatatatacgttggttattgttttgttgggcattatgtgcccaatacttaggcaaatttttactctgccgctgccaaaatacagatgtccaattgttgggctagtaattgccctgctgagtggtaaatgttgcgaaactttacgatcacgagttgcgcttgcagcatgctacacacggtcgataagatatggaggagcttctagatgactgggggctggggagcctcgctgaagtttcatagatgagttgcttaaacgtttttttaattttttttattttagactttacgttaagcataatttgtaaggaatttgtcagaataggcctacatacatgacatatatctgacgctgttttgtttttgcttcactcacttgagatatgcacttgcacttgtatgcagcgttattgtgcatgcaaagcactttcggataaggtctccggatcgacaTCAAAACCCCAGTCAAGTAATGACCATTTGTTGTgtaaagcaaatgaaaaatgcCCAACAAATAGTATTATTGATTGCAGGGAGGGATCATAATAACTCAACAACTTAGtaaaattatgccatttttcTTGGTGATTATTAAaggccttgcccagatgttgggttaataactttattaaaaagttgggcaaattaatgtcccccaaaatgtagttcaaaatattacccaacagttgggcacattaatgccccaacaacgttgggtaaaatattgcccagtagttggtagggttgactatcggcccaacgttgggcaaaatgttgggtaaaatattgcccaattttttcacagtgttGGACCACCATAtttaaggagaatgaaaccattggaacaagatagcttgtgtgaaaacagaaaaatcaaagaaacagatcaacgaaagttttagaaaaatcggacaaataatgagaaagttatgagcattttaatgttgcgatcactaatgctatggagatagcaaattggcaatgcgacaaagatgtgtgatgtcacttgtgaacaactctcccctttactttagtatatatttcactagaattgcctcttttatcacatctatccataaatcatgtgttctgtctacatgagggcatgcaatacatattttttaagaatacatcatggataaagagtttgtatcatcataagaaaaagcaaaaagagacattttgagggtattttatagtccaccaaagggaaagttgttcatcagtgacatcacacatccttgtcgcattgccaatgtgaggatctccatagcattagtgattgcaatattcaaatgctcaatactttctcactatttgtcagatttttcacaaacattctttgttcttattctttgatttttctgtttctacacaagcctgtTTGTTCCAAAGGTATCGTTCTCCTTTAAGATATTGATATTGAATTTAGTGTTTTGATCTCTTTCATCGCACCCTGCCGAAATCATGAAAAAGCTGAAATAAAGTAACCTGACAACCTCTCTTTTCGGTATTCTATGCACGTTTTTTGCTTATTGGAAATATTGCAACATTCCATAGGCCTCTTTCTTAATAAAAATCCCAAAGAGCTGGTGACGTCATCGGTTTCCCATTTGCATTCCGACCTGATGAATACCGTTTTGTAGAATTAGGCAAAAATTGAAACATCTCTTTATTCATTCGTTTTGATTATCAACAATAAGTATTATATTCAGCTCGTTTGAATGTTCTATTTCTAATTCAATGCACTCTATGTCAGGGTGCACTTGCTAGACCAAAGTTACAAGCTACAATAATCGTTTCGTCATGGTCCTATGAattattgattggttgatttgagaaaggaatccGATCTAGAAGCTTTTTTTatggaaaggaaaaaatgatACCAGGGCATCAATCTtagaaatatgataataatagcggcattcATTTAATATCGGGTCTGGACCGGATATTTCTAGGATTTGGCTTCTATTTTCACAAGGTATGAAGTGAATTTGAGGGGGACATTCGTATATTTGACTGCATGTTATTCCCCcaccccccgggggggggcacttacattgacgagtgaaAACCATGTGCGACCCAAACACGTacaaaggatgtctttttaaagATAGGGCACGATAGTACGTTACGTAATAAAGGtgtaaaaaacactaaaataatacaaaaaagggtatctatttcgctcggaggctacgtgtttagggttaaATTTTCGATTGTGTAAAAATTTTAAGATTAgattgttttataaaggatgtacttttttccccaagagtcaacacttCGTGTactttagagtacgatttgggCGAGGTTTGGGAGGTGAGGCTGTACTGTACCCattgatgtaggtaaaggtaatcGACGTCCGTGACTTAACAATTATTAATATTGCTGAtctacttgtttaggggttcactTCAGGGTATACtcgagtatcgttttgtttccagtaCTAGTTACGGGTAGGATTTCATCACACGCCAGTACTTGTTGAGGGGTGCATtatcagaaaatggaaaatacgtgtaactttgggtgcttttcgagaccccatggtcgcgcatggtatatactcgtcaatggaagtacCCCCCGGGTGATATTCTCACAAAAGCGTCTGGTTAAACTGGACCTGACCTTGTGGAGTGGCCCTATTTCCGAATGGTTGGCTGACGCATAACCCGATGTACTACCTAAGACCAGCTGGCATCCAACAACAAAAGTATTTTGGggatctttttatttttcaccattttcaagATCGAAaagatcttaccataacagactgGAATAGATGCAGACAGTGTCCCGTTATTGCAAATTAGCTCCGTTGTTAAAGTGTCCATGCCGGTGGAGTAGCCAGTGTTACaagctataacgatacttgcatcatgctcCAATATCGTATCATTCACTGTTAGATTTGAGAAAGCAACTCCATGTATGTCACAGTTTTCtgtatgaagagagagagagaaaaaaaggatatcGGTTTAGCAAAATTTTGACCGATGATTCCAAGAAGAATTATCATTGAATCAGTTCGGGCGCGCCAAAAAACACACACTTGCTTGGGGAATAATTTTGGAGAAAACATTGCAACAAAATACAAGAAACATCTTTGAGACTTAAATGCCCAACAAAAGGAGCAAACACCTTTTAGGATTTGATCCTCAAAGAactagaaataaaacaaattgttcAGCTCTCAGGTCagttaatttcataaaaacccCATAAAGACAAAGTGGGCATTCAACGCAACAAAATACTTTGAGGATTGTCACTTTGAGAAAATgaagttatttttatttttcacctaattcaagattgaaaagatcttaccataacagattggaaGAGGTGCAGAAAgtgtcccgttatcacacatgagctctgttagcTTGCCCATCCCGGTGGAGAAACCAGTTTCACaagctataacgatacttgcatcgtGCTCCAACTCACCATTCATTGTGTGATTTGAGAGAGGAATCCCATCTATGTCACAGTTTTCTGTATGAAGAGTAAAAGGATATCTGGGTAACGATCCAACCTTTCACACgttaaaaaaatcgtaatttgaatgctGATTCTAGTGAAAAATcaggctaatgacgaatttttagcacgtgtgaaaccaaactagaacatgatcagaattacgaaccctaatcacaatcacgaattcaaattctactccgaaggtgaattccagttaagtttctcTCAAATTACTATACGAAATTtcgtgtgaaaggcttgacctccaaCACATCTTTGGGGGCGGAGCTTACGTGACCTTTTAAGCACTTCCGTAGTTAATACAACtgtcatgcactcatcgtaGTTTGTATTTGCGatcgatgcagtgctttgatatTGACAAGAAACCAAGGATACATATCCGCCTTCGCGcgggaattcgaattcaaatcagtcgagtgagcgtgtgaaaggtctcAGTAAtataaagacgaattgcaatcatcattacaatgatgattcaagattcacgtgtgaaaaggcccgcAATTACGACAATGACAGCTGAATTAGCATTGAATCAGTTATAGCGCCAAAACACCGCTTGCTTGGGaaatatttgtaaagaaaacATTGCCACAAAATACAACATgaagaaatatttatgacaatgaAACGCCAAGAAAAGGAACAAAAGCCTTTAAGGAATAATTCTTAAGTACTAGATATAAACAATTGCTCAATTCTGTCAGCTAATACGATCTGAACCCCACAAAGACAAAGTGGCACattcaacaaaacaaaataatttggagattggcactttgaaaatgaattaagttttgtttatttttgacCTTATTCAAGATTTAAAGggtcttaccataacagacaggaggaGTTGGAGAAATGGTCCCATCAttacacatgagctctgttacaatgcCCGTACCGGTAGAGTTGCCCATGTTACACGCTATAGCGATACTTGCATTATGCTCCAACGTATCATTCAtagtttgatttgagaaaggaatttctAGTATGTCACAGTTTGCTGTATAAGGAGAAGAAAGAATATCGGTTTAGCAATATTATGAACAATCATTCCATGCTGAACTATCATTGAATCAGTGAGCGCCAAAACGCCACTTGCTTGgggaaatttttttaaagaaatcattgtcacaaaatacaagaaatattcATAAGAATTAAATACCAACAAAAGGAGCAAACACCTTTCAGGAATTAAGCCTTAAAGTATactagaaaataaataattgcgCAGTTGTCCAGTCAGGTGATATTATCAAAACCCCCAAAAGACAATGTGGACACATTCAACAAAACGAAACAGTTTGGAGATtggcactttgaaaatgaaataagttctatttatttttcaccCTTTTTAAGATTAAAAAGATCTTACCATAGCAGACGAGAGATTCGGAAAGTGTGCCATTATCGCACATGAGCTCTGTCAAAGTGCCTTTGCCGGTTGAGTAGCCAGTGCCACAAGCTACAACTATACTTGCACCATGCTCCAACGTTTCATTCATTgtatgatttgagaaaggaatttctAGTATGTCACAGTTTTCTGTatcaatggagaaaaagaaagataccTTGGTaactatatttcaaataaatccaCTTATATTCTATTGATTATAGCATGATATTTTAACaatgaatagaaataaaaaaaatactgagaGAAATGGTTTTGGAACTTTTACAAGCCTTTTATTCGTTTTgattcatcatattcatattcatcaGATTCATCATACAAAAAATGTcatgagaaaaataaacaaacataagTTTTGTATCAAAGTTATTTCATGACTAAATGTTGAAAATGGAGGAATCTACATATTACTTACTTTTATTGTCCAACTCTAAAGCAAGTGCATTGCAATTTCAGAAAGAGGCGTAGAAATTAAAGTTGGAAACGGTGAATCggtaattatgaaaaaagatTCAGTggtttacatttttcttttataacaaaatgaaattggtaaCATTATTTTCCCCATCAAGTCACACATTTTCTATAGATTATATCATTATTCTGAAACAAGCTATACAAAAACAAAGGTAATATATACTAGGATGAATGCTAccccaaaaaaatgttgatttgaatcaatagagaaaaatccaacaagcttGAAACCGaaattctcatcaaaatcgaatgtaatatgaaaaaagtaaaacaaaaaataagttttgcaaatgagaaagttgacAGAACCACACAATCCTAAAACAAAGGTAATTAAACATTTgaagggaggaataaaactttgtttcacattaaATTGAggtgaaaattatgaaatttaatataatgatataatgaaatacaaaaaaatagtgagtgggtgacgtgatcggttccctcatttgcataccgaccaggatgtgctaGCCATTGTGTatttaaacgaaactttaatatgtcgttattttctctcttttttttaacatcCGATCTTGACGACACTTTCGATTTTATTTCTGTTGgacttttctcctttttattccAGTTAGCTTTTTATTGAGGTGGAGTTGTCCTTTAACATTGAACATCTCATTTCTACCATTggtttacaatgttttgtattgGGTTTATTCAACGATGGTAGAACTCCACGGTGTAACTGATTTCAAAATTGGTTTGATGTTTCTGACTTCagtctttcaaacagagggccATGCGTGCGTTTCAAAACGAATTtatctacatttattttatttcaatgttgTCCGTAATGTCCCTTATTTCTAATTAACATTCATTTCAATGAATCGGTTTCCATTACGTAAAAGATTGTTTATTTCATTCGATCTCAATGGATTtcaa comes from the Lytechinus variegatus isolate NC3 chromosome 9, Lvar_3.0, whole genome shotgun sequence genome and includes:
- the LOC121421277 gene encoding multiple epidermal growth factor-like domains protein 10 yields the protein MCDSNSREGKNGVENKNRRLHLVEKFQKGALSMGSVNLFAALAVIVFLVHHAQTVSATCSMDSDCLNGGTCNASTSTCNCTSDFTGTNCENENCDILEIPFSNHTMNETLEHGASIVVACGTGYSTGKGTLTELMCDNGTLSESLVCYANCDILEIPFSNQTMNDTLEHNASIAIACNMGNSTGTGIVTELMCNDGTISPTPPVCYENCDIDGIPLSNHTMNGELEHDASIVIACETGFSTGMGKLTELMCDNGTLSAPLPICYENCDIHGVAFSNLTVNDTILEHDASIVIACNTGYSTGMDTLTTELICNNGTLSASIPVCYEAKS